A genome region from Streptomyces xanthophaeus includes the following:
- a CDS encoding tRNA adenosine deaminase-associated protein has protein sequence MYFAALLARTEDGWEASDMELDDVESLSDLIDLARSAAVDDDTVVALIEQEDAWFGVVRVDGEEDPRYFVSNASAAARSSYGSMLTKELLGSDEEDDELDDLDLDGTEDGEEDAVAAFTDEDADEDEAGGTGTEPVPAGPLGDPRLLDDLGVTNKQLMTLDGDALSEIADSLGATEVLEAVR, from the coding sequence GTGTATTTCGCCGCACTGCTCGCGCGCACCGAAGACGGGTGGGAAGCGAGCGACATGGAACTCGACGACGTCGAGTCCCTCAGTGATCTGATCGATCTCGCCCGGTCCGCCGCTGTCGACGACGACACGGTGGTCGCCCTCATCGAGCAGGAGGACGCCTGGTTCGGCGTCGTCCGCGTGGACGGCGAGGAGGACCCGCGGTACTTCGTATCGAACGCCTCCGCGGCCGCCCGCAGCTCCTACGGCTCGATGCTGACCAAAGAGCTGCTGGGCAGCGACGAGGAGGACGACGAACTCGACGACCTGGACCTGGACGGCACCGAGGACGGCGAGGAGGATGCCGTCGCCGCGTTCACGGACGAGGATGCCGACGAGGACGAGGCGGGCGGGACCGGTACGGAACCGGTACCGGCCGGTCCGCTCGGTGACCCCCGGCTGCTGGACGATCTCGGGGTGACCAACAAACAACTGATGACCCTGGACGGGGACGCACTCTCGGAGATCGCCGATTCCCTCGGCGCCACCGAGGTCCTGGAGGCCGTCCGCTAG